The DNA region TACCAACATGCAGTAGTAATAAGCAAGCAAGCATGCATATACATACCTCTTGACGTTTTTCCAGCTGCGCGGCTGCAGTCCAGGCATAAGCCCCTGGAGGATGTCGGTCATAAGCTTGTCACGCTCTTGTGTCGTCACGCTCCTGCTCTCGGTGCAAAACGGCCTCGGGATTATGCCCGCGGCGATCTCGACGGCGACGTCCGTGAGACGCCCCACGCTCTCGACGCGCACCTCGTCCGCGTAGCAGCAGCGCCACTCGAACACCCGGAGCCtcggcgcgcgcaggcggaAGGACGAGTACGTGGTGAACCTTGCCGTGAAGTTGAAGCGCGGGCGCAGGAGGAACATCTCGTGCTTCGACGGCGCTTTAGTCTTGCTAAACAAGTGGCATGACATGCGCAGGGTCAGCAGCTCGTCGGCGAGCACGTTGATCGCGGCCTTTGTTCCGTCGGTCATCACGCTGACGTCGGTGATGTCGAGGTGCTTGAGGCGAGGCATGACGCCGGACGTGATGTCGATGCTGGCGGGGAGCGTGCACTGGCCGATGCGCAGGTGCTCCAGCGACGGCAGGCCGGTGAGAAGGAAGTCCTGGCGCAGCACGGTGAAGCCTACCAGCGCCAGCGACCGAAGGGTGCTCACGCTGGAGCCGTGGATATGTGGCGGCCACACCGCGTACCAGTacggctccacctccagctccgtTGTCGCCGGCGGCAGCTGGAGGGACCAGGCGCCTGCGTCCTCGTCGCCACAATCACCATCGCCACCATCATCAGGCGCTGTCAGGCAGTCGCACTGGAGGTGGAGCACCAGCTTCGCGGCGTTGGCGAGCGCGATGAACTCGTCGGCGTACCGGCACTCCATGGGCACGTCCTTCCTGTAAACCAGCTGGAGCCTCTTGACCGCGGCGTGGCTCCCGtcgcggcaccggcggcggagcGTGCGCGCCATGCTCTGCACGCGCCGCTCGCTCGGCGTGCCGATGGGTGTGGAGTGCCCAAGCAGCGACATGAGCAAGGTCAGGTTCGGGAGCTGGGCGACGAGGCGCTCCCACCTCCTTGAAACCGAGGCGGTTCGCACAGCATCCTTGTAGGGGCACAAGGAGAGGATCGCGACGAGGATGTCGTCCGGCAGCTTGCTGATGTGGTCCGCCGTCTCCGTTTGTTGCCGCGGTGGTTTCGCCATGGACACGCAGTTTTTGTTCTATTCTACTTGCAACCCGGCCTTCTCCCAGAGTTGAACTTGTACAATTGGTCGATTGCTTATCTACTGCTTGAGTTGAATTTATAAGCAGGACGGCAACGCTACTCGTGTCGGACTCCAAGTCGTGTCCTTCCGACGGTTGGCAACAGGGAAAGAGCCAGCTACAACTCGACCCGCGCTCGGGCTGTCACGGTGACTTCGCCCAGCACACCAACGTCACCAAGTCGGTACATAACCCGTTCCACTGACACGTGGGGTCGGCATAACGGTGGGGCCCAGGACCCATCCACGTGAACCCGCCCGGGTCAGACGCGCGGCCCCCCGCCCGCGTGACGGCGCACCCGATCCGCCTGGTGATGGATACGTGACGTGACGCGAGCGCAGAGGGACGCCGCCCGAGACGTGCGGGACCCGCCGCCACTTCTCCGTTGCAGCGGGCCGTCGCAGCGGCTGGGGCTTCCCTGTGTCCTTTGCCTGTCTCCATCGGTGTCCCTGTGCACGTGGAGGCCATCCGTTGGCTGGTATTCGAGCCTCTTTAATTTTCCGTTCACGCCGAAGGGAACAGAGCTAGGAAACGTACGGAACCGTGAGTTTCATGGTTGGCCCCGCTAACACAATTACGGAAGTGAGGTGAAATTAATGGAGGGAAAAGCTGTCTGGTTCTGAAAAAATAGCGCCAATTACAATCGCATCGGGAGGATAATTATCAGATTTACATGTTCATGTTGTCACCTAAGCCTTCATGTTGTCACCAAGCTCATGcatcagcaactcgaacccaAAGACCCACTCATCCCAGCTCGATGTTCCATCATGGGACATTGACTTGAGATCCTGCATCTGAATCGAGATTGTGACCATTCGAATCCAAATCTCGCAGCCGAAATCGAGGTTCTGGCTACCCAAATCGAAATCCATTGGAATTGAGATTCTGCCACAAAATTCAGCTACTCACCATCGAGATTTACCTTGCTGCCGCCCAAATCAATCCTATTGCTGCTGAGTGTGAAGTTCCGCAGAGGATAAGCTATCCAGAGCAGACGAACGGACTAACGGCTCCGTTTTCCTGGCAGCGTGAGATGTGGATGAAAAATTGGTGTTCCCAGCTTTCTAGAAGGGAGATGAAGGGATGGCCTCCATGTGCACTGGGACACCGACGGAGACAGGCAAAGGAGACAGGGAAGCCCCAGCCCGTGGCAGCGCGCGTCGCGCGGCACGCGGCCACGCAGACGCGAcgctgcgcggcggcggcgcacccGAAACGAGATGCCCCACCACCGGGCTCCACTAGTAGACAGAAAACAGCCAGGAATGTTTGCGAATTGGTTTATTTCTGAAACGGTTCACGTCGGGCAGACGGGCACGACGTGAGTGAGGCAGTGAGCACATGAATCAACTttttcttgttttttttttgagaggggTGGCCTCCCTGCTTTTATAGCCATTTTCTGCGTCATggtttttctttttgttttcgGGACTGTTTCAGCGATGTGCGTGCGTGTTTCTGGTCATCTTTGAACATGTCGCAAACAACTGCGCGGACAGCCGCGACGAGCACACCGGCCCGCTGAGCCGGCGCGATCACGAGCGGCCGCGGCTCCAGCAGTGCAGCCGTCGCGGCTGGTCACAAGCCACCCTCAAACGAGCTGGGGAAAGGAGAAGAAGCAAGTGCATCGTAGTGTCCACCGCAACAAGagtgtcttccttttctcctGATGATCCTAGCTGGGGAGGAACGCCGGAACAGTAACAAAAGTGTCATCCCCACCTGGAATCTCTTTTCTGTGGACCACGTCATTGATGTGCAAAATTGGTCTGAAACGATTCTTCTTGACTCATGTTTGTTGCGTCATGAAAGCATCACGCGAACGCTGCTGTTTGCACGAGCACGAATGTTTTTGATGGGCTTGATCGATACTCTGAAACTCCAGTTTCCAGTACACAGCTCCAACTTGTCGTTTGCAAGCCTTGGATGGTTCTACTTGGGGAAAAAAGACATCTTGTAGCAGTTTACTGATTTTTCTTAATCTTCTATTAAGCTCATTTGTCAAACCAACTACTCATGTGATTCTACTGTGGAAGTCTGCCAAAGTTTCAGTGTCATGTGACTCGTGAAATGTAATGCCTTGTAGATACTAGAAGAGAAGGTTGAGCATTTCTCCATATTTGCTGTACACAGGCAGTAACAGTACTGCAATTTTATTTGCCCCTTTGTCCAATCTAGGTACTTTTCTTGGCAATGAATCACTCAAATACCCTTGTCAGGGCTGTATCAATACATGTGGCATGCTTGGCCATGCACAGCGTATGCACATTTGGCCAGCCAAACAAATTTCCCCTTTTTGAGGGGAAACAAAAGAATACAACAACTACTAGTAGATACAAAAGAATACAACCCTAGTTGCATCTGCGGGATATAATTAATTAACTGAATAAATATAGGGAATAATCCCTAGTCCAGCTCCCCGTATACCCCGCTGGCGAACTCGAGCATGAGCTTGTTGAGCTTCTTGTTCTGGATCCTCTGTGGGATCACCTTCAGCTCTTCGCTGTAAAAATCCATCCAGATGCCACGTCAGCATAAAAACAAAGAGTTCCCTGTCAATGCAAGCATCCAGATGAGTTGAGAAGGTGGGTACCTTGGTGGCGAGCGTAGCGCGGCCGGCGAGAGCATCTGCGCGAGCTTGACGGCATCCTCGGGCCGGCACACGGCGTTGTCGAAGCAGAGGTACCTGCCGTAGGCAGTGGGGCACTCGTAGGCGGCGACGTGCGCGTCGGCGAGGAAGTCGACGTCGACGGTGgcgaggacgccgccgccgtacATGTCGGGGGCGCCCTTGAGGTAGGGGTGCGCGGCGGTGAGCCCCGGCGC from Panicum hallii strain FIL2 chromosome 9, PHallii_v3.1, whole genome shotgun sequence includes:
- the LOC112873137 gene encoding uncharacterized protein LOC112873137; amino-acid sequence: MAKPPRQQTETADHISKLPDDILVAILSLCPYKDAVRTASVSRRWERLVAQLPNLTLLMSLLGHSTPIGTPSERRVQSMARTLRRRCRDGSHAAVKRLQLVYRKDVPMECRYADEFIALANAAKLVLHLQCDCLTAPDDGGDGDCGDEDAGAWSLQLPPATTELEVEPYWYAVWPPHIHGSSVSTLRSLALVGFTVLRQDFLLTGLPSLEHLRIGQCTLPASIDITSGVMPRLKHLDITDVSVMTDGTKAAINVLADELLTLRMSCHLFSKTKAPSKHEMFLLRPRFNFTARFTTYSSFRLRAPRLRVFEWRCCYADEVRVESVGRLTDVAVEIAAGIIPRPFCTESRSVTTQERDKLMTDILQGLMPGLQPRSWKNVKRKCMQRERDDRWLCFEITSACSAHGQMK